One window from the genome of Cucumis melo cultivar AY chromosome 12, USDA_Cmelo_AY_1.0, whole genome shotgun sequence encodes:
- the LOC103497126 gene encoding metal tolerance protein B produces the protein MAEEEVLILKTEHWDEVKMPIVAKKRNVVIPTSSEVKCCNSGCAFSRLEHSNLESLKRSKSAMKLGGMILFYTIAIVVEIIGGFRANSLSVMTDAAHLLSDVAGFSVSLFAVWVSGWEVTPQHSFGYNRLEVLGALVSVQLIWLISGVLIYEAIDRILAQKTKVDGFLMFAVAAFGFILNLFMVIWLGHSHHHHHSHSSHCCHHDHHSHSHSDQNHLGHESDHEKEEIYTLTKLEGASLGSKDNSSTLNINLQGAYLHVITDMIQSIGVMIAGFVLWFKPEWIVVDLICTLVFSVLALATTFSMLRHIAVILMEGTPREVHIESLENDIKNIKGVHDLHDLHIWSITVGKVVLSCHVVAEAGVCSRELILKIKSHCEKRYNIVHTTIQVE, from the coding sequence ATGGCGGAGGAGGAAGTTCTTATTTTGAAGACAGAACACTGGGATGAAGTTAAGATGCCAATAGTTGCTAAGAAGAGGAATGTTGTTATTCCCACTTCCTCAGAAGTTAAATGTTGCAATTCTGGCTGTGCTTTTTCCAGATTAGAACATAGTAATTTGGAGTCATTAAAACGTTCTAAATCAGCTATGAAGCTTGGTGGAATGATATTGTTTTATACCATAGCTATAGTAGTGGAGATTATTGGTGGTTTTAGAGCTAATAGTCTTTCTGTAATGACAGATGCAGCTCACTTGCTCAGTGATGTTGCTGGTTTCTCTGTTTCCCTCTTTGCAGTATGGGTTTCGGGTTGGGAGGTGACACCGCAACACTCGTTTGGGTATAACCGTCTTGAAGTTTTAGGTGCCCTTGTGTCTGTACAACTTATATGGCTGATTTCTGGGGTATTAATCTACGAGGCGATCGACCGGATTCTTGCACAAAAGACTAAGGTGGATGGTTTCCTTATGTTTGCCGTCGCAGCTTTTGGATTCATTCTTAACTTGTTTATGGTTATTTGGCTTGGCCATAGCCACCACCACCATCACTCTCATTCATCTCATTGTTGTCATCATGATCATCACTCTCATTCTCATTCTGATCAGAATCACTTGGGTCATGAGTCTGACCATGAAAAAGAGGAGATTTACACATTAACCAAACTAGAAGGTGCTTCTTTGGGATCAAAGGACAATAGTTCAACGTTGAACATAAATCTCCAAGGTGCTTACCTTCATGTGATAACTGATATGATTCAATCTATTGGTGTGATGATTGCTGGATTCGTTCTTTGGTTTAAACCCGAGTGGATCGTCGTCGATTTAATCTGCACTCTTGTATTTTCTGTTCTTGCTTTAGCCACTACTTTCTCTATGCTTAGACATATAGCGGTTATACTGATGGAAGGAACACCTAGGGAGGTCCATATTGAGAGCTTAGAAAATGACATCAAGAACATAAAAGGAGTCCATGATTTGCATGACTTGCACATTTGGTCCATAACGGTTGGAAAAGTCGTGTTGTCGTGCCATGTTGTTGCTGAAGCCGGAGTTTGTTCTAGGGAGCTAATTTTGAAGATTAAAAGCCATTGTGAAAAGAGATACAATATAGTCCATACCACCATACAAGTTGAGTAA